Part of the Nostoc sp. ATCC 53789 genome, CAGGAATGGCAGGCAATCCTAGAATTTTACAAATGGGGATTACCAGATGTAGTTCAGAAAACATTTGCATATATTGCTGTAGCGACGGTACTGTTCCTACTGGGGGCACTAGTGGCTTGGTGGTATTCTTGGCAAAACCCCAGCTTTATGGCTTTGATCGTACCTGAAAGTTTGATTACCAAGGTGCGAGACGATCATAAATTATGGATGGGGTCAATTGTCGGTGTTGAACCTCTGGCATCCAGCAGTATCACGATCAATAATCTGTCAGTATCCTTTGGTGCTGTTGCCGGTGGCATCACCTTTGGGCTATACACAGCCTATTTGATGATTTTTAATGGCTTATTAATTGGTGCTGTTGGCACTTTAGTTGGTCAAAATAATCTGGCTTATCCTTTTTGGGCCTTTGTGTTTCCACATGGTTCCTTGGAATTACCGGCGATCTTTTTTGCTGGGGGTGCAGGATTTTTATTAGCAAGAGCAATTTTATTTCCTGGTAAATATCGCCGTGGGGATGCACTGAAATTTTATGGTTCTCAGGCGGTGCAGCTAGTATTTGGCATTGTACCAATGTTGATTATTGCTGGTACGATCGAAGGCTTCTTTTCACCTAATCCAAGCATACCTGATGCAATTAAATATTTGGCAGGAATGGGATTATTTATACTTTTGGTAATGTATTGTAGGCGCAAAAAAGTATGAAATAATTTAGATGTTGACGGATTGGTAAATTGAAAAATATTTTAGAATAAGGTAAATACTAACGATGTCAAAAAGTATTATAAGTTGAAGCTAGGATAATCATGGTACAAATATCAAATAAAAGATTGACTCTAGAAGAGTTTCTCGCACTACCAGAAACTAAACCGTACTGTGAATACATTGACGGTCAAATTATTCCAAAACCTATGCCTCAAGGAAAACATAGCACTATTCAAGGAGAACTTTGTCCCACAATCAATTCTGTTATCAAAGTCCAAAAAATGGGTTGGGCTTTTCCAGAATTGCGTTGCACTTTTGCAGGACGTTCTATAGTTCCCGATGTCGCTGTATTTTCTTGGGAAAGGCTTCCCGTAGATGAAAATGGTGATATTGCCAATACATTTACTGTAGCACCCGACTGGATAATCGAAATTCTTTCACCCGAACAAAGCCATACAAAAGTTACAAAAAAAATCTTGCACGCTCTCAATCATGGAACTCAAATGGGTTGGTTAATTGACCCTGACGAGCGATTCATTGCTGCTTATCCTGCGGGACAACAACCTTTACCTTTTGAGGAAATTGAGTCTGTTTTACCAGTGCCAGAATTTTGTCAGGGGTTACAGTTGAAGGTAGGTGATATTTTTGGATGGTTAAAGGTGACTGCGTAACAAGTATCTCGTTCGATCCAACCTACTATTATTGCACTGAAAATATGCCAAAACTCATCATCAACAAACTAACCGATAAACACAGATTTTTATCCATTTTCTAGCAAAGTTATATTTTTTAAATTTAGTGATTTACTCATTTTTAATTATTTAAATTAAATTTAAGTTTTCATTGGCATCTTTTTACTAACTAATCTCATCAATCATCAATCAAATATCAACAAGTAAAAAATATTTTAAATTAAGATTTAAACGCATCTTAATTTTTTGTTTATCAATTGTTAAAGAAAGTTTAACCATAACAAATGTAACTTGATTAAGGCTGGAATTACAGCAGGAAGATATTCCTTTAATCAGAGGTAATATGATTTTTTCGACCACCACCTTGAATCGTGTCGTTGCTACTTCATTGGTGACAACTTCTGTTGCACTTAGTCCATTTTTTAGTGCGATCGCACAAGCTGAAACTCTCAATGGTGCAGGAGCAACTTTTCCGGCTCCGCTTTACGAACGGTATGCTCGTGAAGTGAAGAAGAAATATCCAGACTTGAAAATTAACTATCAAGCAATTGGTAGTGGCGGCGGTATTCGTCAAGTCATCGCTGGAACCGTTGACTTTGGTGGTAGTGATGCTGCAATGAAAGATGATGAAATTGCTAAAGTCAAGAACGGTGCAATCTTAGTACCCAC contains:
- a CDS encoding Uma2 family endonuclease; its protein translation is MVQISNKRLTLEEFLALPETKPYCEYIDGQIIPKPMPQGKHSTIQGELCPTINSVIKVQKMGWAFPELRCTFAGRSIVPDVAVFSWERLPVDENGDIANTFTVAPDWIIEILSPEQSHTKVTKKILHALNHGTQMGWLIDPDERFIAAYPAGQQPLPFEEIESVLPVPEFCQGLQLKVGDIFGWLKVTA
- a CDS encoding stage II sporulation protein M, which codes for MNIQRWIARREPNWQRLDALLKQIEKRGLKSLRAAEIRELASLYRSVAADLARARTQQIGNTLIQSLQSLTTRAYTQIYQGSRRQEWQAILEFYKWGLPDVVQKTFAYIAVATVLFLLGALVAWWYSWQNPSFMALIVPESLITKVRDDHKLWMGSIVGVEPLASSSITINNLSVSFGAVAGGITFGLYTAYLMIFNGLLIGAVGTLVGQNNLAYPFWAFVFPHGSLELPAIFFAGGAGFLLARAILFPGKYRRGDALKFYGSQAVQLVFGIVPMLIIAGTIEGFFSPNPSIPDAIKYLAGMGLFILLVMYCRRKKV